One segment of Paenibacillus sp. FSL R7-0337 DNA contains the following:
- a CDS encoding carbohydrate ABC transporter permease encodes MDNPKRYNRILSHTVLLLGAAAMILPFAWMLLTSFKTVTESTSMNPFVFIPRTWRWENYIEVWRQNNFLMLYWNTFAMMALRVLCAVMFSAMAAYAFARLRFPGRDFCFSLVLFQMMVPTQIFIIPQYLMVDALGMRNTIFALLFPGLVSAFGTFLLRQFFMGLPKELEEAAKIDGCNIGQTFARIMLPLVRSGLVALGIFTALFSFKDLMWPMIVNTSSDAATLSSALAKIQSAFAVDYPELMAASVLAIWPMLLIYILFQRQFIEGIATSGGKL; translated from the coding sequence ATGGATAATCCGAAGCGTTATAACCGTATTCTGTCCCACACTGTGCTCCTCCTGGGAGCGGCCGCAATGATTCTGCCCTTCGCCTGGATGCTGCTCACCTCATTCAAGACAGTGACGGAATCGACCTCCATGAATCCTTTCGTATTCATTCCAAGGACCTGGAGATGGGAGAATTACATAGAGGTGTGGCGGCAGAACAACTTTTTGATGCTGTACTGGAATACGTTTGCGATGATGGCTCTGCGGGTGCTGTGCGCGGTGATGTTCAGCGCGATGGCAGCGTATGCTTTTGCCAGACTAAGATTTCCGGGGCGTGACTTCTGCTTCAGTCTGGTGCTGTTCCAGATGATGGTGCCGACCCAAATCTTCATCATTCCGCAATATCTGATGGTGGATGCGCTGGGGATGCGCAATACGATCTTCGCTCTGCTGTTCCCCGGGCTGGTCAGCGCCTTCGGCACGTTCCTGCTGCGGCAGTTCTTCATGGGGCTGCCGAAAGAGCTGGAGGAGGCGGCGAAGATCGATGGCTGTAACATCGGCCAGACCTTCGCCAGAATCATGCTCCCGCTGGTCCGCTCCGGGCTGGTTGCGCTGGGCATCTTCACTGCGCTCTTCTCTTTCAAAGATCTGATGTGGCCAATGATCGTCAACACCAGCTCGGATGCAGCGACTCTCTCTTCGGCTCTGGCGAAGATTCAGAGCGCCTTTGCCGTAGACTATCCGGAGCTGATGGCGGCTTCCGTGCTGGCGATTTGGCCAATGCTGCTCATCTACATCTTGTTCCAGCGGCAATTTATCGAAGGCATTGCCACCTCAGGCGGCAAGCTCTGA
- a CDS encoding sugar ABC transporter permease, producing MNQPVKRRIGAATRNEWYWGWLLIAPTMLGLLVLNFIPIIQTAYLSFFKSGDFGKGNIYIGWDNYNKLIHDPQVWHAVGNTLLYTLLVVPASVAIAMLVAVLLNGKLAGRSLYRTIYFIPMVAAPAAVTMVWRWMYNQHYGLMNYGLSRVGLPAVNWTTDPRFALMSIAIIGIWSVIGYNMVLLLAGLQEIPKDFYEASDIDGASRVRQFFMITLPLVSPTLFFVVVTSVIQAMQVFDVIYMMIDVTNPAYDHTVSLVYLFYNNSFKYSNKGYGSAVVLVLLTLIMIITFFQMRAQKKWVNYM from the coding sequence ATGAATCAACCCGTGAAAAGAAGAATAGGAGCTGCTACCCGGAACGAATGGTACTGGGGCTGGCTGCTGATCGCACCCACCATGCTTGGTCTGCTGGTGCTGAATTTTATTCCGATTATCCAGACCGCGTACCTGAGCTTCTTCAAGAGCGGGGATTTCGGCAAAGGCAACATCTACATCGGGTGGGACAATTACAACAAGCTGATTCATGATCCGCAGGTGTGGCATGCTGTAGGCAATACCCTGCTGTATACCCTGCTGGTCGTGCCTGCTAGTGTGGCTATCGCTATGCTGGTGGCCGTCCTGCTGAACGGCAAGCTGGCCGGCCGCTCGCTGTACCGTACGATCTACTTCATTCCGATGGTCGCTGCGCCCGCAGCGGTCACCATGGTCTGGCGGTGGATGTACAACCAGCATTACGGCCTGATGAATTATGGACTGTCCAGAGTGGGCCTTCCGGCTGTCAATTGGACGACTGATCCGCGTTTTGCGCTGATGTCCATCGCCATTATCGGCATCTGGAGCGTGATCGGCTACAATATGGTGCTGCTGCTCGCCGGTCTGCAGGAGATCCCGAAGGACTTTTATGAAGCGTCTGATATTGACGGGGCCAGCAGAGTGCGGCAATTCTTCATGATCACCCTGCCGCTGGTCTCGCCAACCCTATTCTTCGTGGTGGTGACCTCGGTCATTCAGGCGATGCAGGTCTTCGATGTGATCTACATGATGATTGATGTGACCAACCCGGCTTATGATCATACCGTATCGCTGGTGTATCTGTTCTATAATAATTCGTTCAAATACTCGAACAAGGGCTATGGCTCGGCGGTTGTACTGGTGCTGCTCACACTGATTATGATCATTACGTTCTTTCAGATGCGCGCGCAGAAAAAATGGGTCAACTACATGTAG